From the genome of Phyllostomus discolor isolate MPI-MPIP mPhyDis1 chromosome 12, mPhyDis1.pri.v3, whole genome shotgun sequence, one region includes:
- the LOC114511102 gene encoding zinc finger protein 615-like isoform X1 translates to MLQAQHITPLNSTVLLQESLTFHDVAVDFTLEEWQLLDPNQKDLYRDVMLENYSNLVSVAGYQASKPDTLSRLERGEEPRAVQDEMHHVVCPELRRVDDPLQCHLQSQSIQKTVEQCLEHNMFANIVNQGEGHFILKQNYDMIKINEKPLKSNLSIKNLNSSYKLKDSAELNGGGTSILHANHEQFYTEITLPVSTEPITNKSQQQRTHNVEKAHLCIQCGKGFINMSELTDHQSFHTRKKAHGYSMCGKAFSRKLRLTEHQRIHTSLKQYKCSECSKTFLKISQFTIHRKTHKKEKRYACTECGKTYIKNSLLISHQRTHTREKPYGCSLCGKTFCSKTNLKTHEKTHTGEKPYMCSECGKGFIKKSHLIIHHCTHTGEKPFVCSECGKTFHRKTILTDHQRIHTRLNQYECTECDKTFPKISQFTIHRKTHKKEKRYACTECGKAYIKNSLLISHQQTHTGEKPYGCSLCGKTFYMKTYLKKKHEKTHTGEKPYGCSLCGKTFCMKTYLKKHEKTHTGEKAYGCSLCGKTFCSKPNLKTHEKTHTREKPYTCSECGKGFAEKSYLIVHHRTHTGEKPFVCSECGKTFHRKTSLTVHQRIHTRLNQYKCTECDKTFPKISQFNIHQKTHKKEKPYVCPECGKAYIKNSLLISYQRTHTGEKPYGCSLCGKTFYRKTYLRKHEKTHMGEKPYKCNECVKGFLQKNRLTVHQRIHTGEKPYRCSECGKGFIEKSYLIVHHRIYTGEKPFVCSECGKTFHRKTIITVHQKTHTKEKPHGCSLHRKVFGKKSTLKIHGETHTGEKPFLMQ, encoded by the exons TGTACAGGGATGTGATGTTGGAGAACTACAGCAACCTGGTGTCAGTGG CAGGGTATCAAGCCAGCAAACCAGACACACTCTCCAGGTTGGAACGAGGGGAAGAACCGAGGGCAGTACAGGATGAAATGCACCATGTAGTCTGCCCAG AACTCAGGAGAGTTGATGATCCTCTGCAGTGTCACTTGCAAAGTCAAAGCATTCAGAAGACTGTGGAACAATGCCTTGAACATAATATGTTTGCAAATATTGTTAATCAGGGCGAAGGTCATTTCATACTAAAGCAAAACTATGATATgattaagataaatgaaaaacctttaaaatcaaatttaagtATTAAAAACCTAAACAGCAGCTATAAGTTAAAGGATTCTGCTGAGTTGAATGGAGGTGGGACATCCATTCTGCATGCTAACCATGAACAATTTTATACTGAAATCACATTGCCTGTCAGTACTGAACCCATCACTAATAAGTCCCAGCAACAGAGAACTCACAATGTAGAGAAAGCCCACTTATGCATTCAGTGTGGGAAAGGCTTCATAAATATGTCTGAGCTCACTGATCATCAGAGTTTTCATACTAGAAAGAAAGCTCATGGATACAGTATGTGTGGGAAAGCCTTCTCCAGAAAATTGCGTCTCACtgaacatcagagaattcatacaaGTCTAAAACAGTATAAATGCTCTGAATGTAGCAAAACCTTTCTCAAAATATCACAGTTCACTATACACCGGAAAACTCACAAGAAAGAGAAACGTTATGCGTGTACTGAATGTGGGAAAACATACATCAAAAACTCTCTGCTCATCAGTCATCAGCGAACTCATACAAGAGAGAAACCCTATGGATGTAGTCTATGTGGGAAGACTTTCTGTAGTAAGACTAATCTcaaaacacatgagaaaactcatacaggagagaaaccttatatgtgcagtgaatgtggaaaagGTTTCATCAAGAAGAGCCATCTTATTATACATCATTGTactcatactggagagaaaccctttgTATGCAGTGAGTGTGGTAAGACCTTCCATAGAAAGACAATtctcactgatcatcagagaattcatacaaGACTAAATCAGTACGAATGTACTGAATGTGACAAAACCTTCCCCAAAATATCACAGTTCACTATACACCGGAAAactcacaagaaagaaaaacgtTATGCGTGTACTGAATGTGGGAAAGCATACATCAAAAACTCTCTACTCATCAGTCATCAGCAAACtcatacaggagagaaaccctatggaTGTAGTCTATGTGGGAAGACCTTCTATATGAAGACTTACCtcaaaaaaaaacatgagaaaactcatacaggagagaaaccctatggaTGTAGTTTATGTGGGAAAACCTTCTGTATGAAGACTTACCTcaaaaaacatgagaaaactcacacaggagagaaagccTATGGATGTAGTCTATGTGGGAAGACTTTCTGTAGTAAGCCTAATCTcaaaacacatgagaaaactCATACAAGAGAGAAACCTTATacatgcagtgaatgtgggaaaggcTTCGCTGAGAAGAGCTATCTTATTGTACATCATCGTactcatactggagagaaaccctttgTATGCAGTGAATGTGGTAAGACCTTCCATAGAAAGACAAGTCTCACTgtacatcagagaattcatacaaGACTAAATCAGTATAAATGCACTGAATGTGACAAAACCTTCCCCAAAATATCACAGTTCAATATACACCAGAAAACTCACAAGAAAGAGAAACCTTATGTGTGTCCTGAATGTGGGAAAGCATACATCAAAAACTCTCTACTCATCAGTTATCAGCGAACtcatacaggagagaaaccctatggaTGTAGTCTATGTGGGAAGACCTTCTACAGGAAGACTTATCtcagaaaacatgagaaaactcatatgggagagaaaccttataagtGCAATGAATGTGTAAAGGGTTTCTTACAGAAGAACAGGTTGACTGTACATCAACGGATTcatacaggagagaaaccttatagatgcagtgaatgtggaaaagGCTTCATCGAGAAAAGCTATCTTATTGTACATCATCGTATttatactggagagaaaccctttgTATGCAGTGAATGTGGTAAGACCTTCCATAGAAAGACAA TTATCACTGTACATCAGAAAACTCATACAAAAGAGAAGCCCCATGGATGCAGTCTACACAGGAAAGTCTTTGGTAAAAAGTCTACCCTCAAAATACATGGGGAAACTcatacaggagagaaaccttTTTTAATGCAATGA
- the LOC114511102 gene encoding zinc finger protein 615-like isoform X2 has product MLQAQHITPLNSTVLLQESLTFHDVAVDFTLEEWQLLDPNQKDLYRDVMLENYSNLVSVGYQASKPDTLSRLERGEEPRAVQDEMHHVVCPELRRVDDPLQCHLQSQSIQKTVEQCLEHNMFANIVNQGEGHFILKQNYDMIKINEKPLKSNLSIKNLNSSYKLKDSAELNGGGTSILHANHEQFYTEITLPVSTEPITNKSQQQRTHNVEKAHLCIQCGKGFINMSELTDHQSFHTRKKAHGYSMCGKAFSRKLRLTEHQRIHTSLKQYKCSECSKTFLKISQFTIHRKTHKKEKRYACTECGKTYIKNSLLISHQRTHTREKPYGCSLCGKTFCSKTNLKTHEKTHTGEKPYMCSECGKGFIKKSHLIIHHCTHTGEKPFVCSECGKTFHRKTILTDHQRIHTRLNQYECTECDKTFPKISQFTIHRKTHKKEKRYACTECGKAYIKNSLLISHQQTHTGEKPYGCSLCGKTFYMKTYLKKKHEKTHTGEKPYGCSLCGKTFCMKTYLKKHEKTHTGEKAYGCSLCGKTFCSKPNLKTHEKTHTREKPYTCSECGKGFAEKSYLIVHHRTHTGEKPFVCSECGKTFHRKTSLTVHQRIHTRLNQYKCTECDKTFPKISQFNIHQKTHKKEKPYVCPECGKAYIKNSLLISYQRTHTGEKPYGCSLCGKTFYRKTYLRKHEKTHMGEKPYKCNECVKGFLQKNRLTVHQRIHTGEKPYRCSECGKGFIEKSYLIVHHRIYTGEKPFVCSECGKTFHRKTIITVHQKTHTKEKPHGCSLHRKVFGKKSTLKIHGETHTGEKPFLMQ; this is encoded by the exons TGTACAGGGATGTGATGTTGGAGAACTACAGCAACCTGGTGTCAGTGG GGTATCAAGCCAGCAAACCAGACACACTCTCCAGGTTGGAACGAGGGGAAGAACCGAGGGCAGTACAGGATGAAATGCACCATGTAGTCTGCCCAG AACTCAGGAGAGTTGATGATCCTCTGCAGTGTCACTTGCAAAGTCAAAGCATTCAGAAGACTGTGGAACAATGCCTTGAACATAATATGTTTGCAAATATTGTTAATCAGGGCGAAGGTCATTTCATACTAAAGCAAAACTATGATATgattaagataaatgaaaaacctttaaaatcaaatttaagtATTAAAAACCTAAACAGCAGCTATAAGTTAAAGGATTCTGCTGAGTTGAATGGAGGTGGGACATCCATTCTGCATGCTAACCATGAACAATTTTATACTGAAATCACATTGCCTGTCAGTACTGAACCCATCACTAATAAGTCCCAGCAACAGAGAACTCACAATGTAGAGAAAGCCCACTTATGCATTCAGTGTGGGAAAGGCTTCATAAATATGTCTGAGCTCACTGATCATCAGAGTTTTCATACTAGAAAGAAAGCTCATGGATACAGTATGTGTGGGAAAGCCTTCTCCAGAAAATTGCGTCTCACtgaacatcagagaattcatacaaGTCTAAAACAGTATAAATGCTCTGAATGTAGCAAAACCTTTCTCAAAATATCACAGTTCACTATACACCGGAAAACTCACAAGAAAGAGAAACGTTATGCGTGTACTGAATGTGGGAAAACATACATCAAAAACTCTCTGCTCATCAGTCATCAGCGAACTCATACAAGAGAGAAACCCTATGGATGTAGTCTATGTGGGAAGACTTTCTGTAGTAAGACTAATCTcaaaacacatgagaaaactcatacaggagagaaaccttatatgtgcagtgaatgtggaaaagGTTTCATCAAGAAGAGCCATCTTATTATACATCATTGTactcatactggagagaaaccctttgTATGCAGTGAGTGTGGTAAGACCTTCCATAGAAAGACAATtctcactgatcatcagagaattcatacaaGACTAAATCAGTACGAATGTACTGAATGTGACAAAACCTTCCCCAAAATATCACAGTTCACTATACACCGGAAAactcacaagaaagaaaaacgtTATGCGTGTACTGAATGTGGGAAAGCATACATCAAAAACTCTCTACTCATCAGTCATCAGCAAACtcatacaggagagaaaccctatggaTGTAGTCTATGTGGGAAGACCTTCTATATGAAGACTTACCtcaaaaaaaaacatgagaaaactcatacaggagagaaaccctatggaTGTAGTTTATGTGGGAAAACCTTCTGTATGAAGACTTACCTcaaaaaacatgagaaaactcacacaggagagaaagccTATGGATGTAGTCTATGTGGGAAGACTTTCTGTAGTAAGCCTAATCTcaaaacacatgagaaaactCATACAAGAGAGAAACCTTATacatgcagtgaatgtgggaaaggcTTCGCTGAGAAGAGCTATCTTATTGTACATCATCGTactcatactggagagaaaccctttgTATGCAGTGAATGTGGTAAGACCTTCCATAGAAAGACAAGTCTCACTgtacatcagagaattcatacaaGACTAAATCAGTATAAATGCACTGAATGTGACAAAACCTTCCCCAAAATATCACAGTTCAATATACACCAGAAAACTCACAAGAAAGAGAAACCTTATGTGTGTCCTGAATGTGGGAAAGCATACATCAAAAACTCTCTACTCATCAGTTATCAGCGAACtcatacaggagagaaaccctatggaTGTAGTCTATGTGGGAAGACCTTCTACAGGAAGACTTATCtcagaaaacatgagaaaactcatatgggagagaaaccttataagtGCAATGAATGTGTAAAGGGTTTCTTACAGAAGAACAGGTTGACTGTACATCAACGGATTcatacaggagagaaaccttatagatgcagtgaatgtggaaaagGCTTCATCGAGAAAAGCTATCTTATTGTACATCATCGTATttatactggagagaaaccctttgTATGCAGTGAATGTGGTAAGACCTTCCATAGAAAGACAA TTATCACTGTACATCAGAAAACTCATACAAAAGAGAAGCCCCATGGATGCAGTCTACACAGGAAAGTCTTTGGTAAAAAGTCTACCCTCAAAATACATGGGGAAACTcatacaggagagaaaccttTTTTAATGCAATGA
- the LOC114511102 gene encoding zinc finger protein 615-like isoform X3 has product MLQAQHITPLNSTVLLQESLTFHDVAVDFTLEEWQLLDPNQKDLYRDVMLENYSNLVSVAGYQASKPDTLSRLERGEEPRAVQDEMHHVVCPELRRVDDPLQCHLQSQSIQKTVEQCLEHNMFANIVNQGEGHFILKQNYDMIKINEKPLKSNLSIKNLNSSYKLKDSAELNGGGTSILHANHEQFYTEITLPVSTEPITNKSQQQRTHNVEKAHLCIQCGKGFINMSELTDHQSFHTRKKAHGYSMCGKAFSRKLRLTEHQRIHTSLKQYKCSECSKTFLKISQFTIHRKTHKKEKRYACTECGKTYIKNSLLISHQRTHTREKPYGCSLCGKTFCSKTNLKTHEKTHTGEKPYMCSECGKGFIKKSHLIIHHCTHTGEKPFVCSECGKTFHRKTILTDHQRIHTRLNQYECTECDKTFPKISQFTIHRKTHKKEKRYACTECGKAYIKNSLLISHQQTHTGEKPYGCSLCGKTFYMKTYLKKKHEKTHTGEKPYGCSLCGKTFCMKTYLKKHEKTHTGEKAYGCSLCGKTFCSKPNLKTHEKTHTREKPYTCSECGKGFAEKSYLIVHHRTHTGEKPFVCSECGKTFHRKTSLTVHQRIHTRLNQYKCTECDKTFPKISQFNIHQKTHKKEKPYVCPECGKAYIKNSLLISYQRTHTGEKPYGCSLCGKTFYRKTYLRKHEKTHMGEKPYKCNECVKGFLQKNRLTVHQRIHTGEKPYRCSECGKGFIEKSYLITYLKKHEKTHTEEKSYKCSECGKGFPKENRLIVHQWTHIGEKPYRCSECGKGFVNNSYLIVHHRMHTGEKPFICSECGKIFSRRVNLTIHQRIHTGEKPYGCSLCGKTFYMKTYLKKHEKTYTGEKPYGCSLCGKTFCSKPNLKTHEKTHTGEKPYKWNECGKGFSQKNGLIVHQWTLTGEKPYRCSECGKGFIEKSYLIVHHRTHTGEKPFVFSECGKTFHRNIVITVHQKTHTKEKPHGCSLHRKVFGKKSTLKIHGETHTGEKPFLMQ; this is encoded by the exons TGTACAGGGATGTGATGTTGGAGAACTACAGCAACCTGGTGTCAGTGG CAGGGTATCAAGCCAGCAAACCAGACACACTCTCCAGGTTGGAACGAGGGGAAGAACCGAGGGCAGTACAGGATGAAATGCACCATGTAGTCTGCCCAG AACTCAGGAGAGTTGATGATCCTCTGCAGTGTCACTTGCAAAGTCAAAGCATTCAGAAGACTGTGGAACAATGCCTTGAACATAATATGTTTGCAAATATTGTTAATCAGGGCGAAGGTCATTTCATACTAAAGCAAAACTATGATATgattaagataaatgaaaaacctttaaaatcaaatttaagtATTAAAAACCTAAACAGCAGCTATAAGTTAAAGGATTCTGCTGAGTTGAATGGAGGTGGGACATCCATTCTGCATGCTAACCATGAACAATTTTATACTGAAATCACATTGCCTGTCAGTACTGAACCCATCACTAATAAGTCCCAGCAACAGAGAACTCACAATGTAGAGAAAGCCCACTTATGCATTCAGTGTGGGAAAGGCTTCATAAATATGTCTGAGCTCACTGATCATCAGAGTTTTCATACTAGAAAGAAAGCTCATGGATACAGTATGTGTGGGAAAGCCTTCTCCAGAAAATTGCGTCTCACtgaacatcagagaattcatacaaGTCTAAAACAGTATAAATGCTCTGAATGTAGCAAAACCTTTCTCAAAATATCACAGTTCACTATACACCGGAAAACTCACAAGAAAGAGAAACGTTATGCGTGTACTGAATGTGGGAAAACATACATCAAAAACTCTCTGCTCATCAGTCATCAGCGAACTCATACAAGAGAGAAACCCTATGGATGTAGTCTATGTGGGAAGACTTTCTGTAGTAAGACTAATCTcaaaacacatgagaaaactcatacaggagagaaaccttatatgtgcagtgaatgtggaaaagGTTTCATCAAGAAGAGCCATCTTATTATACATCATTGTactcatactggagagaaaccctttgTATGCAGTGAGTGTGGTAAGACCTTCCATAGAAAGACAATtctcactgatcatcagagaattcatacaaGACTAAATCAGTACGAATGTACTGAATGTGACAAAACCTTCCCCAAAATATCACAGTTCACTATACACCGGAAAactcacaagaaagaaaaacgtTATGCGTGTACTGAATGTGGGAAAGCATACATCAAAAACTCTCTACTCATCAGTCATCAGCAAACtcatacaggagagaaaccctatggaTGTAGTCTATGTGGGAAGACCTTCTATATGAAGACTTACCtcaaaaaaaaacatgagaaaactcatacaggagagaaaccctatggaTGTAGTTTATGTGGGAAAACCTTCTGTATGAAGACTTACCTcaaaaaacatgagaaaactcacacaggagagaaagccTATGGATGTAGTCTATGTGGGAAGACTTTCTGTAGTAAGCCTAATCTcaaaacacatgagaaaactCATACAAGAGAGAAACCTTATacatgcagtgaatgtgggaaaggcTTCGCTGAGAAGAGCTATCTTATTGTACATCATCGTactcatactggagagaaaccctttgTATGCAGTGAATGTGGTAAGACCTTCCATAGAAAGACAAGTCTCACTgtacatcagagaattcatacaaGACTAAATCAGTATAAATGCACTGAATGTGACAAAACCTTCCCCAAAATATCACAGTTCAATATACACCAGAAAACTCACAAGAAAGAGAAACCTTATGTGTGTCCTGAATGTGGGAAAGCATACATCAAAAACTCTCTACTCATCAGTTATCAGCGAACtcatacaggagagaaaccctatggaTGTAGTCTATGTGGGAAGACCTTCTACAGGAAGACTTATCtcagaaaacatgagaaaactcatatgggagagaaaccttataagtGCAATGAATGTGTAAAGGGTTTCTTACAGAAGAACAGGTTGACTGTACATCAACGGATTcatacaggagagaaaccttatagatgcagtgaatgtggaaaagGCTTCATCGAGAAAAGCTATCTTATT ACTTATCTcaaaaaacatgagaaaactcATACAGAAGAGAAATCTTATaaatgcagtgaatgtggaaagGGTTTCCCAAAGGAGAACAGATTGATTGTACATCAATGGACCCACATAGGGGAGAAACCATATAGATGTAGTGAATGTGGAAAAGGCTTCGTTAACAACAGTTACCTTATTGTACATCATCGTAtgcatactggagagaaaccctttaTATGCAGTGAATGTGGTAAGATCTTCTCTAGAAGGGTAAATCTCACTatacatcagagaattcatacag gagagaaaccctatggaTGTAGTCTATGTGGGAAAACCTTCTATATGAAGACTTACCTcaaaaaacatgagaaaacttatacaggagagaaaccctatggaTGTAGTCTATGTGGGAAGACTTTCTGTAGTAAGCCTAATCTcaaaacacatgagaaaactcatacaggagagaaaccttACAAATGGAATGAATGTGGAAAGGGTTTCTCACAGAAGAACGGGTTGATTGTGCATCAATGGACTCTtacaggagagaaaccttatagatgcagtgaatgtggaaaagGCTTCATCGAGAAGAGCTATCTTATTGTACATCATCGTactcatactggagagaaaccctttgTATTCAGTGAATGTGGTAAAACCTTCCATAGAAACATAGTTATCACTGTACATCAGAAAACTCATACAAAAGAGAAGCCCCATGGATGCAGTCTACACAGGAAAGTCTTTGGTAAAAAGTCTACCCTCAAAATACATGGGGAAACTcatacaggagagaaaccttTTTTAATGCAATGA